A DNA window from Campylobacter concisus contains the following coding sequences:
- a CDS encoding ATP-binding protein: protein MGTKILNFLFSWGFFVFAIALGVALWFAINYVDTFRLESSFYDIGEIFMMAAVFCIAFYVIAAIFVIPIRAIKKS from the coding sequence TTGGGAACTAAGATATTAAATTTCTTATTTTCTTGGGGTTTTTTCGTTTTTGCTATCGCTCTTGGCGTAGCATTATGGTTTGCGATAAATTACGTGGATACATTTAGGCTTGAGTCAAGCTTTTATGATATCGGTGAGATATTTATGATGGCGGCTGTTTTTTGTATTGCTTTTTATGTGATCGCAGCAATATTTGTTATTCCTATTAGAGCGATCAAAAAATCTTAA
- a CDS encoding RND transporter, with protein sequence MKNKAFILITAAFLAGCSFRPDMPNVDTNFTSTYAYETSDIRDLWWKEFHDENLNSLVESALEKNTNLRVAYLNLEKAKASLGVAEADLLPGINLNVGYEKAKSSGETYTKQPQTRYRKSDINLGLNYEIDLWGRVRNNVAAAEESLNATKFDYDSARLSISSNVVKSYFALVSLNMQEAVLRETLKTYEDTLALRKTQLDLGSINEMTYLQSKAAVESAKTNLTSILNAKSKAITSLAILTGKSNNEILGGAVASSQNLPASPEISAGISSEILLRRSDVAKALADLKATNALVGVARAEYFPSISLTGLFGFSSIDFENIFVGNANTWSIGGSLAQKIFDFGRTKNNVAVAKTNEQIAAVNYEAAVKSALGEVRDALVSRQNAKISLEQVKNLLKSQQRIYSLAKEQYDAGYIGHLELLDAERNLLQAKLQDVSAKLDEVDSAVEVYRAFGGGFKLEK encoded by the coding sequence ATGAAAAATAAGGCGTTTATACTTATAACGGCGGCGTTTTTAGCTGGTTGCTCATTTCGTCCAGATATGCCAAATGTAGATACAAATTTCACATCTACTTACGCTTATGAGACAAGCGATATAAGGGATCTTTGGTGGAAGGAATTTCACGATGAAAATTTAAATTCTCTAGTAGAAAGTGCACTTGAGAAAAATACAAATTTACGTGTTGCTTATTTAAATTTAGAGAAAGCAAAAGCAAGCCTTGGCGTAGCTGAGGCAGATTTGCTTCCTGGTATAAATTTAAATGTAGGCTACGAAAAAGCAAAAAGTAGCGGCGAAACATATACTAAACAACCACAAACTCGTTATAGAAAATCAGATATAAATTTAGGATTAAACTATGAGATCGATCTTTGGGGTAGAGTAAGAAATAATGTAGCAGCGGCCGAAGAAAGCCTAAATGCAACCAAATTTGACTACGATAGCGCGAGACTAAGTATCAGCTCAAATGTTGTAAAAAGCTACTTTGCATTAGTTTCATTAAATATGCAAGAAGCTGTGCTAAGAGAGACTTTAAAAACCTATGAAGATACGCTAGCACTTCGCAAAACACAGCTTGATCTTGGAAGCATAAATGAGATGACCTATTTGCAAAGTAAGGCAGCAGTAGAAAGCGCTAAGACCAATCTTACTTCTATATTAAATGCAAAGTCAAAAGCTATCACCTCACTAGCTATCTTGACTGGTAAAAGTAATAATGAAATTTTAGGTGGAGCTGTTGCTAGCTCGCAAAATTTACCAGCTTCTCCCGAGATAAGTGCTGGCATTAGCTCTGAAATTTTGCTAAGAAGAAGCGACGTGGCAAAGGCACTGGCTGATTTAAAAGCTACAAATGCTCTTGTTGGTGTTGCAAGGGCTGAGTATTTTCCAAGCATTTCACTGACTGGACTTTTTGGCTTTTCAAGTATTGATTTTGAAAATATATTTGTTGGAAATGCCAATACATGGAGCATAGGCGGCTCTTTAGCACAGAAAATTTTTGATTTTGGTAGGACAAAAAATAATGTAGCAGTGGCTAAAACAAATGAACAAATTGCCGCTGTTAATTATGAAGCAGCGGTAAAATCGGCTCTTGGTGAAGTAAGAGATGCGCTTGTTTCAAGGCAAAATGCAAAAATTTCTTTGGAACAAGTGAAAAATTTGCTAAAATCCCAACAAAGAATTTACTCGCTTGCCAAAGAGCAATATGACGCTGGCTATATTGGGCATTTAGAGCTTCTTGATGCGGAGAGAAATTTGCTTCAGGCAAAATTACAAGACGTCTCAGCAAAGCTTGATGAGGTCGATAGTGCAGTCGAAGTTTATAGAGCTTTTGGTGGCGGTTTTAAGTTAGAAAAATAA
- a CDS encoding RND transporter — protein MFSRFFINRPIFATVISIIIVIAGFMGIKGLPIEEYPSLTPPTVSVSATYSGADAQTIADSVASAIEDQINGVENMLYMQSTSSSAGTMNISVYFKIGSSSKQATIDVNNRVQAALSRLPQEVQNMGVTVRERSGSILQVVGFTNPNMDLIELYNYVNLNIADEIKRVSGIGDTVLIGTKEYSMRIWLKPDRLAHFKLTPSDVISQVKIQNSQYAAGKIGEQPSDGGNPYVYSVRTDGRLKNAAQFGDIIIKSSDGSVLKLKDVATIELGAASYANDAMLNGKPAIPLLLFLQNDANALATANAVKEKLNELKKTYPVGLEHTIAYNPTEFIDVSIDEVIKTFIEAMVLVLIVMYFFLKSFRATIIPMLAVPVSIIGTFGGLYVMGFSINLITLFALVLAIGIVVDDAIIVIENVERILHEDKEISVKDATFKAMEEVQTPVISIVLVLCAVFVPVSFMEGFVGVIQKQFALTLVVSVCISGFVALTLTPALCAVMLKKQESKPFWIVQKFNDFFDFSTRLFTAGVAKILRHIIISFIVIGILGFATYKLFDAVPKGLVPSEDKGALMVITSLPPSTNMLKTKEEVVSISNAILSNPNVEFTMAFAGYDILASSLRENSAVSFIKLKDWSERKGANNGADTLAGQFNGMLWGSKNSMTFVVNLPPIMGLSMTGGFEMYLQNKSGKSYNEIEADARKVSAIANARPELTNVRTTLETNYRQFKITVDKEKAKLFGVSESEIFSTIGATFGSYYVNDFNLAGKSYRVYARASDNFRNNPEDLRKIFVRSNEGGMVPLNSVATLTRTIGPDIVDRFNLFPSAKIMGDPKPGYTSGDAIRAIQEVVNDTLSSEDYAISWAGTAYQEVNSQGTGTVAFIFGMIFVFLILAAQYERWLIPLAVITAVPFAVFGSLLAVWIRGLTNDIYFEIGLLLLIGLAAKNAILIVEFAMQERDSGKSIFDSAINAAKLRFRPIVMTSIAFTLGVFPMVISTGAGAASRHSLGTGVVGGMIASTTIAIFFVPMFYYLLENLNEKYWKKGAKKDEK, from the coding sequence ATGTTTTCAAGATTTTTCATAAACCGCCCGATATTTGCGACTGTTATATCTATCATTATAGTTATAGCAGGTTTTATGGGTATCAAGGGACTTCCAATAGAGGAGTATCCAAGTCTTACTCCACCTACTGTCTCTGTAAGTGCGACATATAGCGGTGCTGATGCGCAGACTATCGCTGATTCAGTAGCAAGTGCCATTGAAGATCAGATAAATGGCGTTGAGAATATGCTCTATATGCAAAGCACCTCAAGCTCAGCAGGCACTATGAATATAAGCGTATATTTTAAGATCGGCTCATCATCAAAGCAAGCTACGATCGATGTAAATAACCGCGTGCAAGCTGCCCTTTCAAGGTTGCCTCAAGAGGTGCAAAATATGGGCGTAACAGTGCGCGAAAGAAGCGGCTCGATCCTTCAAGTTGTTGGCTTTACAAATCCAAATATGGATTTGATAGAGCTATATAACTATGTAAATTTAAATATTGCTGATGAGATAAAAAGGGTTAGTGGCATAGGTGATACAGTATTGATAGGTACTAAAGAGTATTCTATGAGAATTTGGCTAAAGCCAGATAGACTAGCTCATTTTAAACTAACTCCAAGCGACGTCATTTCTCAAGTAAAAATTCAAAACTCACAATACGCTGCTGGCAAGATAGGCGAACAGCCATCGGATGGTGGCAATCCTTATGTTTATTCTGTTCGTACCGATGGACGTCTTAAAAATGCAGCTCAGTTTGGCGATATAATAATTAAAAGTTCCGATGGATCAGTTTTGAAGCTAAAAGATGTAGCTACCATAGAGCTTGGAGCAGCTAGCTATGCTAACGATGCGATGTTAAACGGCAAACCGGCTATTCCTCTTTTGCTATTTTTACAAAACGATGCGAATGCTCTTGCTACCGCAAATGCTGTAAAAGAAAAGCTTAACGAGCTAAAGAAAACTTATCCTGTTGGCCTAGAGCACACCATAGCTTACAATCCAACAGAATTTATAGATGTTTCAATTGATGAGGTTATAAAAACTTTTATTGAAGCAATGGTACTCGTCTTAATCGTAATGTACTTTTTCTTAAAAAGTTTTCGCGCTACTATCATCCCGATGCTTGCTGTGCCAGTTTCTATCATAGGGACATTTGGCGGACTTTATGTGATGGGTTTTAGTATAAATTTGATTACACTTTTTGCCTTAGTTCTTGCCATCGGTATCGTCGTAGATGACGCTATTATCGTCATAGAAAATGTCGAGAGAATTTTACATGAAGATAAAGAGATCAGCGTAAAAGACGCGACGTTTAAGGCGATGGAAGAGGTGCAAACTCCAGTTATCTCTATCGTACTCGTGCTTTGTGCTGTTTTCGTGCCAGTCTCTTTCATGGAGGGCTTTGTTGGCGTTATACAAAAGCAGTTTGCTCTAACACTAGTTGTTTCTGTTTGTATCTCAGGCTTTGTTGCTCTTACACTTACGCCAGCACTTTGTGCGGTTATGCTTAAGAAACAAGAGAGCAAGCCATTTTGGATAGTTCAGAAATTTAACGACTTCTTTGACTTTAGCACCAGACTCTTTACGGCCGGAGTGGCTAAAATTTTAAGGCATATTATTATTAGCTTTATTGTAATTGGTATTTTAGGATTTGCCACTTATAAGCTATTCGATGCTGTGCCAAAAGGACTTGTGCCCTCAGAAGACAAGGGCGCTTTAATGGTTATCACCTCACTTCCGCCTTCAACAAATATGCTAAAGACAAAAGAAGAAGTAGTCTCAATTAGCAACGCCATTTTAAGCAATCCAAATGTTGAGTTCACTATGGCTTTTGCAGGTTATGACATACTAGCTAGCTCGCTTAGAGAAAACTCTGCCGTTAGCTTTATAAAGCTAAAAGATTGGAGTGAGAGAAAAGGCGCTAACAACGGAGCTGATACATTGGCTGGCCAGTTTAATGGTATGCTTTGGGGCTCAAAAAACTCAATGACATTTGTTGTAAATTTACCGCCTATTATGGGTCTATCAATGACTGGTGGCTTTGAGATGTATCTACAAAATAAAAGCGGCAAGAGTTACAACGAGATAGAAGCAGACGCTAGAAAAGTATCAGCAATAGCCAATGCAAGGCCTGAACTAACAAATGTCAGAACCACGCTTGAGACAAATTATCGTCAGTTTAAGATAACAGTTGATAAAGAAAAAGCTAAATTATTTGGTGTAAGCGAGAGTGAAATTTTTAGCACGATAGGCGCTACTTTTGGCTCTTACTATGTAAACGACTTCAACCTTGCGGGTAAGTCGTACCGTGTATATGCAAGGGCGAGCGATAACTTTAGAAACAACCCTGAGGATCTAAGAAAAATTTTCGTCCGCTCAAATGAGGGCGGCATGGTGCCACTAAATTCAGTAGCAACACTTACAAGAACGATTGGACCTGATATCGTTGATAGATTTAACCTCTTTCCATCAGCTAAGATCATGGGTGATCCAAAACCTGGCTACACGTCAGGCGATGCGATCAGAGCGATCCAAGAGGTTGTAAATGACACGCTAAGTAGCGAAGACTACGCTATAAGCTGGGCGGGAACGGCGTATCAAGAGGTAAATTCTCAAGGAACGGGCACGGTTGCTTTTATCTTTGGTATGATCTTTGTCTTTTTGATCCTTGCAGCTCAGTACGAAAGATGGCTCATCCCGCTTGCAGTCATCACAGCCGTGCCATTTGCGGTATTTGGCTCGTTGCTAGCTGTTTGGATAAGAGGGCTAACAAATGATATCTACTTTGAGATCGGACTCTTGTTGCTTATTGGTCTAGCGGCTAAAAATGCCATTTTGATCGTAGAGTTTGCAATGCAAGAGCGTGATAGTGGTAAGAGTATATTTGACTCAGCGATAAATGCAGCCAAACTTCGCTTTAGACCAATTGTAATGACATCAATCGCATTTACTCTAGGCGTCTTCCCGATGGTTATAAGCACAGGCGCAGGCGCTGCATCTCGCCACTCATTAGGAACTGGCGTGGTTGGTGGTATGATCGCTTCTACGACGATAGCTATATTTTTTGTGCCAATGTTTTACTATTTGCTTGAAAATTTAAATGAGAAATACTGGAAAAAGGGAGCAAAAAAAGATGAAAAATAA
- a CDS encoding efflux transporter periplasmic adaptor subunit produces MANFKSALVLSVAVLFLSGCFENKENKAAAGRQMPLSHVNIFTAQKTDIPISFDYTATVASSQDVIIYPKVGGTIIKQFFKPGSKVKAGDKLFLIDPEKYQASFDSLDASVGVANANLKNAETEFKRISALYKKNAVSQKDYDAAVAAYDIANANLVSAKANLKNAKIDLGYTTITAPFDGVVGDNQVDIGSLVIANQTKLVRLTKINPIEAEFYIADVDNLTRKTNLDNGSWQQLNSDAVLSVNGENFNGKVNFIDNVVNTATGSVLAKASFDNSEGKILPGAFGHIKMSGFVQKNAFNIPQVALQQSATNSYVLVVKDGKVSQKNVKTGYQTKNMVAVTEGLEDGDKIIVNNFLKIGVGAPVETDKDLSAEFINGKDANATSSK; encoded by the coding sequence ATGGCAAATTTTAAAAGTGCTCTTGTGCTTTCGGTTGCAGTTTTATTTCTAAGTGGTTGTTTTGAAAATAAAGAGAATAAAGCGGCAGCAGGTCGCCAGATGCCGCTATCTCATGTGAATATTTTTACCGCACAAAAAACAGACATACCTATTAGTTTTGATTACACTGCAACGGTTGCAAGTAGTCAAGATGTTATTATCTATCCAAAAGTTGGCGGAACTATCATAAAGCAGTTTTTTAAGCCGGGAAGCAAAGTAAAAGCAGGTGATAAGTTATTTTTGATAGATCCAGAAAAATATCAAGCTAGCTTTGACTCGCTTGATGCCTCTGTTGGCGTTGCAAATGCAAATTTGAAAAATGCCGAGACCGAGTTTAAAAGAATTTCTGCCCTTTATAAGAAAAATGCAGTCTCTCAAAAAGACTACGACGCAGCAGTTGCAGCCTATGACATTGCAAATGCGAATTTAGTAAGCGCAAAAGCAAATTTAAAAAATGCAAAAATAGATCTTGGCTACACGACTATCACAGCGCCATTTGACGGCGTAGTGGGTGATAATCAAGTAGATATTGGCTCGCTTGTCATAGCAAACCAAACAAAGCTCGTAAGACTTACAAAAATAAATCCTATTGAAGCAGAATTTTATATTGCCGATGTGGATAATCTAACTAGAAAGACAAATTTGGATAACGGCTCATGGCAACAGCTAAATAGTGACGCTGTGTTAAGTGTCAATGGCGAAAATTTTAATGGTAAAGTAAATTTTATAGATAATGTCGTAAATACCGCAACTGGCAGCGTTTTAGCAAAGGCTAGCTTTGATAACAGCGAGGGTAAAATTTTACCAGGTGCGTTCGGTCATATAAAGATGAGCGGATTTGTTCAAAAAAATGCCTTTAACATCCCTCAAGTTGCTCTTCAACAAAGCGCTACAAACTCTTATGTTTTAGTAGTAAAAGATGGCAAAGTAAGCCAAAAAAATGTAAAAACAGGATATCAAACAAAAAATATGGTAGCAGTCACTGAAGGTCTTGAAGATGGCGATAAGATAATCGTTAATAACTTCCTTAAAATCGGAGTTGGTGCACCAGTTGAAACTGATAAAGACCTAAGTGCGGAATTTATAAACGGCAAAGATGCAAACGCTACAAGTAGCAAGTAA
- a CDS encoding cytochrome c oxidase accessory protein CcoG: MSKDFHLSYAKRRYIFFACITLFVFVLPFIRINDAQLFLLSFDKSRVDLFFTKFDMQELYLLPFLFIILFLSIFFLTTLAGRVWCGWSCPQTIFRMIFRDLLQTKILKIRKNIQNKQNEPKGQILKRALAVGIWCVLALVISANFLWYFVPPLDFFAYLKEPSEHGVLLAFWLVIAIWLVYDVIILKENFCIYVCPYARVQSVMFDNDTIQVIYNQKRGGVIYNGKEKFKKPKEEGALCTGCEACVRICPTHIDIRKGMQLECINCLECSDACAKVMKHFDESSLIEWRSINSIKEQKRVKILRFRTVAYLVILGIVLTAGVLMSGKKESMLLNINRTSELYKILGENEVENSYVFLVQNTQNKEHAFYFEVDDKNIEISRPNKPFILKAGAKQRVIVTLKSKNENLSDKDLLKHINIKAYATDEPAISVQRQSTFIYPKR; encoded by the coding sequence ATGTCAAAGGATTTTCATCTTAGCTACGCTAAGAGGCGTTACATTTTTTTCGCCTGTATTACGCTATTTGTCTTTGTTTTGCCATTTATCAGGATAAATGACGCGCAGCTATTTTTGCTAAGTTTTGATAAAAGTAGAGTTGATCTCTTTTTTACAAAATTTGATATGCAAGAGCTTTATTTGTTGCCATTTTTGTTTATCATTTTATTCTTAAGCATATTTTTTCTAACGACACTTGCAGGGCGCGTTTGGTGCGGTTGGAGCTGTCCGCAAACTATTTTTAGAATGATATTTCGTGACCTTTTGCAAACTAAAATTTTAAAGATCAGAAAAAATATCCAAAATAAGCAAAATGAGCCAAAAGGACAAATTTTAAAGCGTGCTTTAGCAGTTGGAATTTGGTGTGTTTTAGCTCTTGTTATTTCGGCAAATTTTTTATGGTATTTTGTGCCACCGCTTGATTTTTTTGCTTATTTAAAAGAGCCAAGCGAACATGGAGTTTTGCTTGCATTTTGGCTTGTTATCGCTATTTGGTTAGTTTATGATGTCATTATTTTAAAAGAAAATTTTTGCATTTATGTTTGTCCTTACGCTAGGGTGCAATCAGTGATGTTTGATAACGATACGATCCAAGTTATTTACAACCAAAAAAGAGGCGGCGTAATCTATAATGGAAAAGAAAAATTTAAAAAACCAAAAGAAGAGGGCGCGCTGTGTACTGGCTGCGAGGCATGCGTGAGGATATGTCCGACGCACATTGATATAAGAAAAGGTATGCAGCTTGAATGTATAAATTGTCTAGAGTGTAGCGATGCTTGCGCTAAAGTGATGAAGCATTTTGATGAAAGCTCGCTTATTGAGTGGAGAAGTATAAACTCTATAAAAGAGCAAAAAAGGGTCAAAATTTTACGCTTTAGAACGGTTGCTTATCTTGTCATTTTAGGCATTGTCTTAACAGCTGGGGTATTAATGAGTGGCAAAAAAGAAAGTATGCTTTTAAACATAAATAGAACAAGTGAGCTTTATAAAATTTTAGGCGAAAATGAAGTCGAAAATTCTTACGTATTTTTGGTGCAAAATACACAAAATAAAGAGCATGCCTTTTACTTTGAAGTAGATGATAAGAATATAGAAATTTCTCGTCCAAATAAGCCATTTATATTAAAAGCTGGCGCAAAACAACGAGTCATTGTCACGTTAAAATCAAAAAATGAAAATTTAAGCGATAAAGATCTTTTAAAACATATAAATATAAAAGCCTACGCCACTGACGAGCCAGCTATCAGCGTGCAAAGACAAAGTACTTTTATCTATCCTAAAAGATGA
- a CDS encoding 30S ribosomal protein S21, which yields MPGIKVHPNESFDEGYRKFKKQTDRNLVVTEARARRFFEPKTEIRKKQKIAARKKMLKRLYMLRRYESRL from the coding sequence TTGCCTGGTATTAAGGTACATCCTAACGAGTCATTTGATGAGGGTTACAGAAAGTTTAAAAAACAAACTGACCGTAACTTAGTAGTAACTGAAGCAAGAGCTAGACGCTTCTTTGAGCCTAAAACTGAGATCCGCAAGAAACAAAAAATTGCAGCTCGCAAGAAAATGCTTAAACGTCTTTATATGCTTAGACGCTACGAGTCAAGACTCTAA
- a CDS encoding transcriptional regulator has protein sequence MQKLAINEAAEILGITKEAVYNRIRRGSINTVIENGTKFVILDEKPSSEKATKSAPKSTKTKSQNDEFVNYLLNELSELKSLNLNLQADKDRLFKEKEQMLIERKNEILQIYKDRDEKLMQFLNAMQRPLLAQKNDDMPNNEAIEAEIENESKWINLSEFLKELNLKPKATKKISEKIIKNIHHSKFIKFKRGVILVRRHKNLKELIGEI, from the coding sequence ATGCAAAAGCTAGCTATAAACGAAGCTGCAGAAATTTTAGGCATAACAAAAGAAGCAGTCTATAATAGAATCCGCCGTGGTTCGATAAATACAGTCATTGAAAATGGCACAAAATTTGTCATCCTTGATGAGAAACCAAGTAGCGAAAAAGCCACAAAATCCGCTCCAAAAAGTACAAAAACCAAATCCCAAAATGATGAGTTTGTAAATTATTTGCTAAATGAGTTAAGCGAGCTAAAGAGCTTAAATTTAAACTTACAGGCTGATAAAGATAGGCTTTTTAAAGAAAAAGAGCAGATGCTAATCGAGCGAAAAAATGAAATTTTGCAAATTTATAAAGATAGAGATGAGAAGCTCATGCAGTTTCTAAATGCTATGCAAAGGCCGCTTTTAGCACAAAAAAATGACGATATGCCAAATAATGAAGCGATAGAGGCTGAGATAGAAAATGAGTCAAAATGGATAAATTTAAGTGAATTTTTAAAGGAGCTAAATTTAAAGCCAAAAGCTACAAAAAAGATCAGTGAAAAGATAATAAAAAACATACACCACTCCAAATTTATAAAATTTAAACGAGGCGTGATACTTGTTAGAAGACATAAAAATTTAAAAGAGTTGATAGGAGAGATATGA
- a CDS encoding glutathionylspermidine synthase gives MINLRKITPLNNEFMEKIGFAWHTDNDNSSYIADEIIQVSEEEANAYYEAANELYDMYVNAAQHVIDNNLFHEIGIPFNLVDIIKNSWENDVHWHLYGRFDLAGGLDGKPIKLIEFNADTPTAVFETAIIQWAMLKLNHMDEAAQFNDLYESLKQNFKRLITLGDDNVNFEDVYEGWGILFSSIAGSIEDEQTVKLLQYIAKEAGFETDFAYVDEVIFNDDEGIFKGDENFEYWFKLVPWESIAIDEGELALILSNIVKNQKAIIINPAYTLLFQSKGILKILWDLYPNHPLLLETSNEPLKGKKYVKKPVFGREGANVSIHDENGAQIASNDGEYDSNKAIYQEFYEFNQDERGESYQAGVFYAYEACALGYRKGGKILDNYSKFVGHFIKD, from the coding sequence ATGATAAATTTAAGAAAAATCACTCCGTTAAATAACGAATTTATGGAAAAAATCGGCTTTGCATGGCATACAGATAATGACAACAGCTCGTATATCGCAGATGAGATCATACAAGTGAGCGAAGAAGAGGCAAATGCCTACTACGAGGCGGCAAATGAGCTATATGATATGTATGTAAATGCCGCTCAGCACGTCATAGACAACAATCTTTTTCACGAGATAGGCATACCATTTAACCTTGTTGATATCATCAAAAATAGCTGGGAAAATGACGTTCATTGGCACCTCTACGGCAGATTTGACCTAGCGGGTGGGCTTGATGGCAAGCCTATAAAGCTCATCGAGTTTAACGCCGATACGCCAACGGCAGTCTTTGAGACAGCGATCATCCAGTGGGCGATGCTAAAGCTAAATCACATGGACGAAGCAGCCCAGTTTAACGACCTTTACGAGTCGCTAAAGCAAAATTTTAAACGCCTTATCACGCTTGGCGACGATAATGTAAATTTCGAGGATGTTTACGAGGGTTGGGGGATACTCTTTAGCTCTATCGCTGGTAGTATCGAGGATGAGCAAACCGTGAAACTACTGCAATACATCGCAAAAGAGGCTGGCTTTGAAACAGACTTTGCCTACGTTGACGAGGTCATTTTCAATGATGACGAGGGCATTTTTAAAGGCGATGAAAATTTCGAGTACTGGTTTAAGCTCGTGCCTTGGGAGAGCATAGCGATCGATGAGGGCGAGCTGGCACTCATACTCTCAAACATCGTCAAAAATCAAAAAGCTATCATCATAAATCCAGCCTACACGCTGCTTTTCCAAAGCAAGGGGATTTTAAAAATCCTTTGGGATCTATATCCTAATCACCCGCTCTTGCTTGAAACCTCAAACGAGCCGCTAAAAGGCAAAAAATATGTGAAAAAGCCGGTATTTGGCAGAGAAGGCGCAAACGTCTCGATACACGATGAAAACGGCGCACAAATAGCAAGTAATGACGGCGAATACGACTCAAACAAAGCCATCTATCAAGAATTTTACGAGTTTAATCAAGATGAGAGAGGCGAGAGCTACCAAGCTGGCGTATTTTACGCTTATGAAGCGTGCGCACTTGGATATAGAAAGGGTGGCAAAATTTTAGATAATTACTCTAAATTTGTAGGACATTTCATTAAGGATTAA
- a CDS encoding hydroxyacid dehydrogenase (Involved in the metabolism of aromatic amino acids), with translation MKIVCLDAATLGENVDLSVFKKFGEFIRYQKTKSDEVVPRLKGVDVVITNKVIIDKAVMDATNLKLICISATGMNNVDLEHAKAKNIVVKNVAGYSTASVVQHTFALLFELTNRIKFYDEYVKSGKWVKSEIFTYLGADISEITGKEFGIIGLGEIGRGVAAVARAFGANVSYYSTSGANKNSEFAQKNLEELLRSSDIISIHAPLNEKTRNLLGANEINLLKDEVIVLNLGRGGIVDEAAMARAIDERNLRFATDVLESEPMSENSPFLNVKNKENLLITPHVAWGSLEARKTLIAKIVTNIENFINESR, from the coding sequence ATGAAAATCGTTTGTTTAGACGCAGCGACGCTGGGAGAGAACGTAGATCTTAGTGTTTTTAAGAAATTTGGTGAGTTTATCAGATACCAAAAAACCAAAAGCGATGAGGTCGTGCCACGTCTAAAGGGCGTTGATGTCGTCATAACAAACAAGGTTATCATCGACAAAGCCGTGATGGATGCGACAAATTTAAAGCTTATTTGCATAAGTGCAACTGGGATGAATAACGTAGATTTAGAGCACGCAAAAGCTAAAAATATAGTTGTAAAAAACGTCGCTGGCTACTCGACTGCAAGCGTCGTGCAGCACACATTTGCCTTGCTTTTTGAGCTAACAAACCGCATCAAATTTTATGATGAATACGTAAAAAGTGGCAAGTGGGTGAAAAGCGAAATTTTCACCTATCTTGGCGCGGATATCAGCGAGATCACTGGCAAAGAATTTGGCATCATCGGACTTGGCGAGATAGGTCGTGGCGTGGCGGCAGTGGCGCGTGCATTTGGCGCAAATGTGAGCTATTACTCGACAAGCGGAGCAAATAAAAATAGCGAATTTGCGCAAAAAAACTTAGAGGAGCTACTAAGAAGCAGCGACATCATCAGTATCCACGCACCGCTAAATGAAAAGACTAGAAATTTACTGGGTGCAAACGAGATAAATTTGCTAAAAGATGAGGTGATAGTGCTAAATTTAGGACGTGGCGGCATAGTAGATGAAGCTGCGATGGCAAGGGCGATAGATGAGAGAAATTTGCGCTTTGCTACGGACGTTTTGGAGAGCGAGCCAATGAGCGAAAATAGCCCATTTTTAAATGTAAAAAATAAAGAAAATCTACTCATCACGCCGCACGTAGCGTGGGGCAGCTTGGAGGCTAGAAAGACGCTCATCGCAAAGATCGTCACAAACATCGAAAATTTCATCAATGAGAGCAGATAA
- a CDS encoding YajQ family cyclic di-GMP-binding protein gives MATEHSFDISAEVDMMEVKNALETAKKEIAARYDFKGLAAEVELNEKEKFITLLSSSDNKIDALKDIVISKLIKRNIPPVAITETKREPASGGNLKATLKLNDTLDAENSKKITKAIKDSKIKVSAQIRGEEIRVTSKSIDDLQECIKLVRGLSLELPISFKNLK, from the coding sequence ATGGCAACCGAACATAGCTTTGATATAAGTGCTGAGGTCGATATGATGGAGGTTAAAAACGCTCTTGAGACAGCGAAAAAAGAGATTGCTGCGAGGTATGACTTTAAAGGACTTGCGGCCGAGGTCGAGCTAAATGAAAAGGAGAAATTTATCACGCTTCTTAGCTCAAGCGACAACAAGATCGATGCATTAAAAGACATCGTGATCTCAAAGCTCATCAAGCGAAACATCCCACCAGTAGCGATCACAGAGACAAAAAGAGAGCCAGCAAGTGGTGGAAATTTAAAAGCTACGCTAAAACTAAACGACACGCTTGACGCTGAAAACTCAAAAAAGATAACCAAAGCGATCAAAGACTCAAAGATCAAGGTAAGCGCGCAGATCAGGGGCGAAGAGATCAGAGTGACAAGCAAAAGTATAGATGACCTGCAGGAGTGCATAAAGCTGGTTAGGGGGTTAAGTTTAGAACTTCCGATAAGCTTTAAAAATCTAAAGTAA